The following are from one region of the Bacteroidia bacterium genome:
- a CDS encoding helix-turn-helix transcriptional regulator — protein MKAKKNKIMTLDQFKDLHYGKPGTKKRDELEEGYEDFRLGALIHEARLEKGLTQEQLAEKIGTTKSYISKIENNIKEVRFSTLKRIIELGLGGQLQLSIKF, from the coding sequence ATGAAAGCGAAAAAAAATAAAATAATGACTCTTGACCAGTTCAAGGACTTACATTATGGTAAACCTGGCACAAAAAAACGTGACGAACTTGAAGAAGGTTACGAAGATTTTAGACTTGGTGCATTAATTCATGAAGCCAGACTTGAAAAAGGATTGACTCAAGAACAACTTGCCGAAAAAATCGGAACAACTAAATCTTACATTTCTAAAATTGAAAATAACATTAAAGAAGTTCGCTTTTCTACTCTCAAAAGAATAATTGAACTCGGCTTAGGTGGACAATTGCAACTATCTATTAAATTCTAG
- a CDS encoding HlyC/CorC family transporter, giving the protein MILDILITFLLVFLNGFFVAAEFAIVKVRTSQLEIKAKKGNRTAVLSKHIVTHLDGYLAATQLGITIASLGLGWIGEPVVSKIIIKIMHLFGLAANPELAHDIALPVAFAIITVLHIVFGELAPKSLAIQRSEKTTLAIAYPLQIFFYLFKPVIWILNNIANLILKIIGISAVHGSDVHSSEELKYLVKQGQENGKIDQAEYKIIKNAFDFSEQTAKQIMVPRLNVFALDINEFNETLLNKIINESYSRIPCYEDNLDNVIGVVYLKDILIATRKNEPINIRSIMRQILIIPESKNIGKLLNEFQMKHQQMALVVNEYGGTEGIITMEDILEELVGEIQDEYDNEIPFVEKIAEHTFYVLASATIDDINELLPHPITKDDQYETLAGYLILKFGKIPNIKEKITFDNYEFSIIKKNKSTIVLVQLFDLSVDL; this is encoded by the coding sequence ATGATTTTAGATATTCTTATTACTTTTTTACTTGTATTTCTTAATGGTTTTTTTGTTGCCGCTGAATTTGCAATTGTTAAAGTTCGTACTTCACAACTAGAAATAAAAGCCAAGAAGGGTAATCGTACTGCTGTACTTTCAAAACACATTGTTACACATCTCGATGGTTACCTTGCCGCTACTCAACTTGGAATAACAATTGCCAGTTTGGGATTAGGTTGGATAGGAGAACCTGTAGTATCAAAAATAATCATTAAAATAATGCATTTATTTGGTCTTGCTGCCAATCCCGAATTAGCACATGACATAGCATTACCAGTTGCGTTTGCCATTATTACTGTTTTACACATTGTTTTTGGAGAACTTGCTCCAAAGTCATTGGCTATTCAGCGTTCAGAAAAAACAACTCTAGCTATTGCATACCCATTACAAATATTCTTTTATTTGTTTAAACCGGTAATATGGATTTTAAACAATATCGCCAATTTAATTCTAAAAATCATTGGAATATCTGCTGTACATGGTTCTGACGTTCACAGTAGCGAAGAATTAAAATATTTAGTTAAACAGGGACAAGAAAATGGCAAGATTGATCAAGCCGAATACAAAATAATTAAGAATGCTTTCGATTTTTCTGAACAAACAGCCAAACAAATAATGGTTCCAAGGCTTAATGTATTTGCATTGGATATAAATGAATTTAACGAAACTTTACTTAATAAAATTATTAATGAAAGCTATTCAAGAATTCCTTGCTATGAAGACAATTTGGATAATGTTATAGGTGTTGTTTATTTAAAAGATATTTTAATAGCAACGCGAAAAAATGAGCCTATAAATATTAGAAGTATTATGCGCCAAATTCTTATTATCCCCGAATCAAAAAATATCGGAAAACTTCTCAATGAATTTCAAATGAAACATCAACAGATGGCATTGGTTGTAAATGAATATGGGGGCACTGAAGGCATTATTACAATGGAAGATATTTTAGAGGAATTAGTAGGAGAAATTCAAGATGAATATGATAACGAAATTCCATTTGTTGAGAAAATTGCAGAACATACTTTTTACGTATTAGCTTCAGCAACAATTGATGACATTAACGAATTATTGCCTCACCCTATAACAAAGGATGATCAATATGAAACATTGGCAGGGTATTTAATTTTAAAATTTGGTAAAATTCCAAATATTAAGGAAAAAATAACATTTGATAATTATGAGTTTTCTATCATAAAAAAGAATAAAAGCACTATTGTTTTAGTTCAATTATTTGATTTGTCAGTGGATTTATAA
- a CDS encoding glycosyltransferase family 2 protein translates to MISGKKIIVVMPAYNAEKTLETTFREIPFDIVDDVIVVDDASKDNTFEVAKKIGINHVIKHEKNKGYGGNQKTCYDTALDLGADIVIMVHPDYQYTPKLIPSMSYLLSDGLFHVVMGSRILGKGALKGGMPLYKYFFNRILTFSQNFIIGQKLSEYHTGYRAFTKEVLQKINYHANSDDFVFDNQMLAQIFYAGYEIAEITCPTKYFTDASSINFSRSFKYGLGVLGTSFKYRFQKMGLANYSIFKKV, encoded by the coding sequence ATGATTTCAGGAAAAAAAATTATTGTTGTAATGCCTGCATATAATGCAGAGAAAACTCTGGAAACTACATTCAGAGAAATTCCTTTTGATATTGTTGATGATGTAATTGTTGTTGATGATGCAAGCAAAGACAATACTTTTGAGGTTGCAAAAAAAATAGGAATTAATCATGTAATTAAGCACGAAAAAAATAAAGGTTACGGAGGTAATCAAAAAACCTGTTACGACACTGCGTTAGATTTAGGTGCAGATATAGTAATTATGGTACACCCCGATTACCAGTACACACCTAAGCTTATTCCATCTATGAGTTATTTGTTGTCTGATGGACTTTTTCACGTTGTGATGGGATCAAGAATTTTAGGGAAAGGTGCTTTAAAAGGAGGGATGCCATTATATAAATATTTTTTTAACAGAATTCTTACTTTTTCACAGAACTTTATTATCGGACAAAAGCTTTCCGAGTACCACACAGGTTACAGAGCATTTACCAAAGAGGTTTTGCAAAAAATAAATTATCATGCAAATTCTGACGATTTTGTTTTTGATAATCAGATGTTGGCTCAGATTTTTTATGCAGGATATGAAATTGCTGAAATAACCTGCCCAACAAAATATTTTACCGATGCTTCCTCAATAAATTTCAGTCGTAGTTTTAAATATGGCTTAGGTGTTTTGGGAACCTCATTTAAATACAGATTTCAAAAAATGGGGTTAGCAAATTATTCTATTTTCAAAAAAGTTTAA
- a CDS encoding redoxin domain-containing protein — protein sequence MPLTKYIFSIFCFLFAVQIFAQNTSVYFNHKSYAGDSIYIVTKADYISNSPDTISRGKVSPEGVFSCSLNLKNTIFVNVPLDYFNLTFYIEPGKTYNIQFPPKKKLSVADELNPYFEPVDIIPGIENADSSEINNVISLFDEEYNKFLANSFVKAYYTAKKSFADSAIASIEKKFKWSNNLFFNSYKEYKLNLLRFMAYERESDYIIKETFNKNPLYLTNTAYMEAFNRVFAHYFSVAATKTWGANLFEDIAKAKSPFDIKQTLRKNPAITNDTLMDLIILKGLHDAFYDNMTTEYKAFPRKQLLMTLDSMAITAKTADLKKIAVNIKQKVFYLISGSDAPSFALLTQDSVRINLSELRGKYLYVNFTDLRSYSNANEMSLLKNILAKYSKNLDLVTICCNGSVAKTREYCKTNGYSWYFLTPENTKKIKSLYNVKATPSYFLIDPYGKIVLSPAPAPDANFDGVFNSILRGRN from the coding sequence ATGCCACTTACAAAATACATTTTTAGTATATTTTGTTTTTTGTTTGCTGTACAAATATTTGCGCAAAACACATCAGTTTATTTTAATCATAAATCTTATGCCGGTGATAGTATTTATATTGTTACTAAAGCAGATTATATTTCAAATAGTCCGGATACAATTTCTCGTGGAAAGGTAAGCCCCGAAGGTGTTTTTAGTTGTTCTTTAAATTTAAAAAACACTATTTTTGTTAATGTCCCTTTAGATTATTTTAATCTTACATTTTATATAGAGCCTGGAAAAACTTATAATATTCAGTTTCCACCTAAAAAGAAGCTCTCTGTTGCTGATGAACTTAATCCATATTTTGAGCCTGTTGATATTATTCCGGGTATTGAAAATGCAGATTCTTCAGAAATTAATAATGTCATCAGTTTATTTGATGAAGAATATAATAAGTTTCTAGCCAATAGCTTTGTAAAGGCATACTATACAGCAAAAAAATCTTTTGCCGATTCGGCAATTGCATCAATAGAAAAAAAGTTTAAATGGAGTAATAATTTGTTCTTCAATTCATATAAGGAGTATAAGCTAAATTTGTTGAGGTTTATGGCTTATGAGCGTGAAAGCGACTATATTATAAAAGAAACTTTTAATAAAAACCCGTTGTATTTAACAAATACAGCATATATGGAAGCATTTAATCGTGTTTTTGCACATTATTTTTCAGTAGCAGCAACAAAAACATGGGGAGCTAATTTATTTGAAGATATTGCAAAAGCTAAGAGTCCATTTGATATTAAACAAACATTAAGAAAAAATCCGGCTATAACAAATGATACATTAATGGACTTGATTATTCTGAAGGGATTGCATGATGCTTTTTATGACAATATGACTACAGAATACAAGGCATTTCCAAGAAAGCAACTATTAATGACTTTAGATTCTATGGCAATTACTGCTAAGACTGCAGACCTAAAGAAAATTGCAGTTAACATTAAGCAGAAAGTCTTTTATTTAATTTCCGGCTCCGATGCTCCTTCTTTTGCATTATTAACTCAGGATAGCGTAAGAATTAACCTTTCCGAATTAAGAGGAAAGTATCTTTATGTTAATTTTACTGATTTAAGAAGCTATTCAAATGCAAACGAGATGAGCCTTCTGAAAAATATTCTGGCTAAATATTCAAAGAATCTCGATTTGGTAACAATATGTTGTAATGGATCTGTTGCAAAAACAAGAGAGTATTGCAAAACCAATGGATATAGCTGGTATTTTTTAACCCCGGAAAACACAAAAAAGATAAAAAGCCTTTATAACGTTAAGGCTACACCATCATATTTTTTAATTGATCCGTACGGAAAAATAGTTTTGTCGCCTGCACCTGCACCTGATGCAAATTTCGATGGTGTTTTTAATTCTATATTGAGAGGAAGAAACTAA
- the coaD gene encoding pantetheine-phosphate adenylyltransferase: protein MQRIAIFPGSFDPITKGHESVVKRALPLFDKIIIAIGVNAEKKDSFFSLEKRIEWIKQTFKNEPNVEVMEYSGLTVDFCKKMNARFILRGLRTSADFEFERAIAQTNRFLANNIETIFLLTTPEHTPINSTIVREVYKNGGDASLFVPDGIILKQ, encoded by the coding sequence ATGCAAAGAATAGCAATTTTTCCCGGCTCGTTTGATCCAATAACTAAAGGTCATGAATCTGTTGTGAAAAGAGCATTGCCTCTTTTTGATAAAATTATAATAGCAATAGGTGTAAATGCCGAAAAAAAAGATTCGTTTTTTTCACTTGAGAAAAGGATAGAGTGGATTAAACAGACATTTAAAAATGAACCTAATGTTGAGGTAATGGAGTATTCGGGTCTTACTGTCGATTTTTGTAAAAAAATGAATGCAAGATTTATTTTACGTGGATTAAGAACTTCTGCCGATTTTGAATTTGAACGTGCTATTGCACAAACAAATCGCTTTTTAGCAAATAATATTGAAACTATATTTCTTTTGACAACTCCCGAACATACACCAATAAACAGCACAATTGTAAGAGAAGTTTATAAAAATGGAGGAGATGCCAGCTTATTTGTGCCCGATGGAATAATTTTAAAACAGTAA
- a CDS encoding OmpA family protein: MKINKYSLAVLILLLSYNLSFSQQLTPTETKALLEVSVTNFSGKPLPKEIIDFVGKKNKTPLTVTTDKDGKAKVLLPEGDIYDVKYRDFMEQVNYTQVDIPTELGALTYQLDIKFEPEKVFTLKDVHFETAKATLTSNSFASLNDLVGALKANPTMVIEIAGHTDNVGTDETNNTLSQERANSVMKYLISKGIAANRVSAKGYGSSQSVASNKDEAGRQQNRRTEVRIIKE, encoded by the coding sequence ATGAAAATAAATAAATATTCTCTTGCAGTATTAATTCTGTTGCTTTCATATAATTTAAGTTTTTCGCAACAATTAACACCAACAGAAACTAAAGCACTTTTAGAAGTTTCTGTAACAAATTTCTCGGGCAAGCCACTGCCAAAAGAAATAATTGATTTTGTTGGTAAAAAAAATAAAACACCTTTAACCGTAACAACAGATAAAGATGGTAAAGCCAAAGTTCTCTTGCCGGAGGGTGATATTTATGATGTAAAATACCGTGATTTTATGGAACAGGTAAACTATACGCAGGTTGACATTCCTACAGAATTAGGGGCATTAACATACCAGTTAGATATAAAATTTGAACCTGAAAAAGTATTTACTCTTAAAGATGTTCATTTTGAAACTGCAAAAGCAACATTAACTTCAAATTCTTTTGCATCATTAAATGATCTTGTTGGTGCTTTAAAAGCCAATCCAACAATGGTAATTGAGATTGCAGGACATACTGATAATGTTGGTACTGACGAAACAAATAATACCCTTTCTCAGGAAAGAGCAAATTCTGTAATGAAATATCTGATATCAAAAGGTATAGCCGCAAACAGAGTTAGTGCAAAGGGTTATGGCTCATCGCAATCAGTTGCTTCAAATAAAGATGAAGCCGGCAGGCAACAAAATAGAAGGACAGAAGTAAGGATAATAAAGGAATAA
- a CDS encoding class I SAM-dependent methyltransferase gives MSENTNIKSICGYCKSVESEVQYSTFDIFDNKFTINKCKACNAYYLAPRPTPEQIAQAYDSSYYGEKEEKFSSPMVEKVLDYFRSGRARRVSKYLNSGAKILDVGCGNGRFLKYLLNYGSFELYGTEMEGNSAKRASRIKEINLKTGALNSDDFQNDFFDAISLFHVFEHLAEPKETLETISKIVKPGGVAVFSFPNIASFQAKYFKGKWLHLDPPRHLFFFNPKDFIKLMNNYGFSVISKHNVSFEQNPFGMVQSLLNLTTKKREVLFESLKGNKNYIKEYSKINILFQKLFFAFTMPFFAFSDLIAAMFGKSATIEISFRKNHKV, from the coding sequence ATGTCTGAAAACACTAATATTAAAAGCATTTGCGGATACTGTAAAAGTGTAGAGAGTGAAGTTCAGTATAGCACTTTTGATATTTTTGATAACAAATTTACAATAAATAAATGCAAAGCTTGTAACGCTTATTATTTGGCTCCGCGCCCTACGCCAGAACAAATTGCACAGGCATATGATTCCTCATATTATGGTGAAAAGGAAGAAAAATTTTCTTCACCCATGGTTGAGAAAGTTCTTGATTATTTCAGGTCGGGAAGGGCGCGTAGGGTAAGTAAATATTTAAATAGCGGCGCAAAGATTCTTGATGTTGGTTGTGGCAATGGAAGGTTTTTAAAGTATTTGTTAAACTACGGTTCTTTTGAATTATATGGAACCGAAATGGAAGGAAATAGTGCAAAAAGAGCTTCAAGAATAAAAGAAATAAATCTTAAAACAGGAGCATTAAATTCTGATGATTTTCAGAATGACTTTTTTGATGCGATCTCATTATTTCATGTGTTTGAGCATCTTGCGGAGCCAAAAGAAACTTTGGAAACAATTAGCAAAATAGTTAAACCAGGTGGTGTGGCAGTATTTTCTTTTCCAAATATTGCAAGTTTTCAGGCAAAATATTTTAAGGGAAAGTGGTTGCATTTAGATCCACCACGTCATTTATTCTTTTTTAACCCTAAGGATTTTATTAAATTAATGAACAATTATGGGTTTTCAGTTATTTCAAAGCATAATGTTTCGTTTGAACAGAACCCTTTTGGAATGGTTCAAAGTTTATTGAATCTCACAACAAAAAAACGTGAAGTTTTATTTGAATCGCTAAAAGGAAATAAAAACTATATAAAAGAGTATTCAAAAATCAATATCCTTTTTCAGAAACTATTCTTTGCTTTTACTATGCCTTTTTTTGCATTTAGCGATCTTATTGCTGCAATGTTTGGAAAATCTGCAACTATCGAGATTAGTTTCAGAAAAAATCATAAAGTGTAA
- a CDS encoding T9SS type A sorting domain-containing protein — protein sequence MKILLVSLMTILFFTNLFSQVNTFQKRINWQTNQDGEYSMIKKTENGYLITCSTVGAIGFEDVMLLYTKLNCNLNWTKVYGGYFFDRINDIQQTSDSGFVFIGSTSSFGPSAPNWTSAYLIKTDNIGNIKLSYAYGGSESDVANSILQTNDNGYIFAGGTQSFGVGVSDIFVVKTDSLGNVVWANSYGTIASEGASVILPASYNGYIVIGKVYKDIYNNDGDIFMMKIDSLGSILWSYAYGGTLEDHPYSAKQTSDGGYIISGFTCSFGLGYSDIYLIKTSADGIFQWSKTYGGNGADNGWEVQQTSDGGYIICGTTNSFGAGGIDNYIIKTNSIGDILWTKTYGGPIDEFEGNIVQANEGGYLISSFSSSFSSGFSDLYLIKTDSNGNSGCNEYNTSTLISSPNNIKDTIIFLQITAGVLRDTVINILSQKGETVFTMCSDIVSVNENSKINDNNDVVIFPNPVDNILTIEKENIKKIEIQNFLGVNYKSIILYSNKHEIDMSGIKNGIYVIKIYTDKEIIIRKVIKK from the coding sequence ATGAAAATATTATTAGTCTCATTAATGACAATCTTATTTTTTACAAATTTATTTTCCCAGGTAAACACATTTCAAAAAAGAATTAACTGGCAAACTAATCAAGATGGTGAATATTCAATGATTAAAAAAACAGAAAACGGTTATTTGATTACATGCAGCACTGTTGGTGCTATTGGATTTGAAGATGTTATGTTGCTTTATACAAAGTTAAATTGCAATTTGAATTGGACAAAAGTATATGGAGGGTATTTCTTTGATAGAATTAATGATATTCAACAAACCTCAGATAGTGGATTTGTTTTTATTGGCAGTACTTCAAGTTTTGGTCCAAGTGCTCCAAATTGGACAAGCGCTTATCTAATTAAGACAGATAATATTGGCAATATTAAGTTATCATATGCGTATGGCGGTTCAGAATCGGATGTTGCAAATTCAATTTTACAAACAAATGATAACGGATATATTTTTGCAGGAGGAACTCAGAGTTTTGGAGTAGGCGTTTCTGACATTTTTGTTGTAAAAACAGATTCATTAGGAAATGTTGTTTGGGCAAATTCATATGGTACAATAGCTAGTGAAGGTGCTTCTGTCATTTTGCCGGCATCTTATAATGGATATATTGTTATTGGCAAAGTATATAAAGATATTTATAATAATGATGGCGATATTTTTATGATGAAAATAGATTCTTTAGGTAGTATACTATGGTCATACGCATATGGTGGAACTTTAGAGGATCACCCGTATTCAGCAAAACAGACATCAGATGGTGGTTATATTATTTCTGGATTTACCTGTAGTTTTGGATTAGGTTATTCAGATATTTATTTGATTAAAACAAGTGCTGATGGAATATTTCAATGGAGTAAAACTTATGGTGGTAATGGAGCGGATAATGGTTGGGAAGTTCAACAAACATCTGACGGTGGTTATATAATATGTGGTACAACGAATAGTTTTGGTGCAGGCGGAATAGATAATTATATTATTAAGACTAATTCCATAGGAGATATATTATGGACAAAAACTTATGGAGGACCTATAGATGAATTTGAGGGAAATATTGTTCAGGCAAATGAAGGCGGATATTTAATATCCTCATTTTCTAGTAGTTTTTCAAGTGGTTTCTCAGATCTGTATCTTATAAAAACAGATTCTAATGGTAATAGCGGATGTAATGAATATAATACAAGTACTTTAATAAGTAGTCCAAATAATATTAAAGATACGATTATTTTTCTTCAAATTACAGCAGGAGTATTACGAGACACCGTTATCAATATTTTATCACAAAAGGGAGAAACTGTATTTACGATGTGTTCAGACATAGTATCAGTTAATGAAAACAGCAAAATAAACGACAATAATGATGTTGTTATATTTCCAAATCCTGTTGATAATATTTTGACTATCGAAAAAGAAAATATTAAAAAAATTGAAATTCAAAACTTTTTGGGAGTAAATTACAAATCCATTATATTATATAGTAATAAACACGAAATAGATATGAGTGGCATTAAAAATGGCATATACGTTATCAAAATATATACTGATAAAGAAATAATTATTAGAAAAGTAATAAAAAAATAA
- a CDS encoding polyprenyl synthetase family protein has product MVSLNQIKAPVKDELGEFESYFRNYVKSNVALLNIITRYVLKSKGKQMRPLLVFLTAKLIGKVNPSTFHAASLIELMHTATLIHDDVVDESYQRRGFLSVNALWRNKISVLIGDYLLAKGLLLAVDNSEFELLRTVSDAVKEMSEGELLQIEKARKLDINEDLYFEIIRKKTAMLISASSVGGAQSAGASKEDAMKMKTFGEYLGIAFQIKDDLFDYSAGNKTGKPAGNDIREKKVTLPLIFALRQSSSSEKRKILKIVASKEPGNSGLNTVVEFVKINGGFDYAVSKMEEYKNKAIDILNTFPENDARTALQEFVIYATNRDK; this is encoded by the coding sequence ATGGTATCATTAAATCAAATTAAGGCTCCTGTAAAGGACGAGTTAGGTGAGTTTGAAAGCTACTTCCGTAATTACGTGAAAAGTAATGTTGCGTTATTAAACATTATTACACGTTATGTTTTAAAAAGTAAGGGCAAACAAATGCGACCATTACTTGTTTTTTTAACAGCAAAACTTATCGGAAAAGTTAATCCTTCAACATTTCATGCAGCTTCATTAATCGAATTAATGCATACTGCAACACTTATTCACGATGATGTTGTTGATGAATCTTATCAGAGAAGAGGATTTTTATCTGTAAATGCTCTTTGGAGAAATAAAATATCAGTACTAATTGGCGATTATTTGCTCGCAAAAGGACTTTTGTTAGCTGTTGATAATTCAGAATTTGAATTGCTTAGAACTGTTTCTGATGCTGTAAAAGAAATGAGTGAGGGAGAATTATTGCAGATTGAAAAAGCAAGAAAGCTTGATATAAATGAAGATTTATATTTTGAAATAATCAGAAAGAAAACCGCAATGCTTATTTCTGCAAGTTCTGTTGGAGGGGCACAATCGGCAGGAGCTTCCAAAGAAGATGCAATGAAAATGAAAACTTTTGGCGAATATTTAGGTATTGCTTTTCAGATTAAAGACGATCTTTTTGATTATTCAGCAGGAAATAAAACCGGGAAACCAGCAGGAAATGATATCAGAGAAAAGAAAGTAACCTTACCACTTATATTTGCTTTAAGACAATCATCAAGCAGCGAGAAAAGAAAAATTTTAAAAATAGTTGCATCAAAAGAACCCGGAAATTCAGGATTAAATACTGTTGTGGAATTTGTTAAAATTAATGGTGGTTTCGACTATGCAGTAAGTAAAATGGAAGAGTATAAAAATAAAGCGATTGATATTTTAAATACTTTTCCTGAAAATGACGCCAGAACCGCTTTACAGGAATTTGTTATTTACGCAACAAATAGAGATAAATAA
- the hydF gene encoding [FeFe] hydrogenase H-cluster maturation GTPase HydF encodes MNKGRDSKPHIGIYGRRNNGKSSLINCLTGQDIAIVSDIAGTTTDPVKKSYEITDFGPVILIDTAGIDDIGQIGEKRISKTLATIKTIDLALLIVAENIFDDFELKLIEEFNKYDIPYIVIYNKVDVVKPTKEYLGKLQELTKQSVIKFSAKDPENIDEILNQIRIAVPENAFKIKPLFEGLVNQGDFVLLITPVDTEAPEGRMILPQMQAVRGVLDKYGICIVLKETEVEYFFKTTKIPIKLAVTDSQLFGKIDKIIPENIPLTGFSVLLARNKGDFDSYMQGTPEISNLKDGDRVLILESCSHHVTCDDIGRFKIPNWLKKFTNKKLEFEVVSGLASFPRPINEYALVVQCGACMITNKQLKSRLQQFKDLNIPVTNYGMAIAYTNGIYNRAIEPFIS; translated from the coding sequence ATGAATAAAGGTAGAGATTCAAAGCCACATATTGGTATTTACGGCAGAAGAAATAACGGAAAAAGCTCATTAATAAATTGCCTTACCGGTCAGGATATTGCAATAGTATCTGATATTGCTGGAACTACAACCGACCCTGTAAAAAAGTCGTATGAAATTACAGATTTTGGTCCGGTTATATTAATTGATACCGCAGGTATTGACGATATTGGGCAAATAGGCGAAAAAAGAATTTCAAAAACTTTAGCCACAATAAAAACTATTGATCTGGCATTATTAATTGTAGCCGAAAATATATTTGATGATTTTGAATTAAAATTAATAGAAGAATTTAATAAATATGATATTCCGTACATTGTTATTTATAATAAAGTGGACGTTGTTAAACCAACAAAAGAATATCTTGGAAAATTACAGGAATTAACAAAACAAAGTGTAATAAAATTTTCTGCCAAAGACCCTGAAAATATAGATGAAATATTGAACCAGATAAGAATTGCTGTTCCCGAAAATGCTTTTAAAATAAAACCTTTATTCGAGGGACTTGTAAATCAGGGCGATTTTGTTTTATTAATTACTCCCGTTGATACAGAGGCACCAGAAGGAAGAATGATTTTACCTCAAATGCAGGCTGTAAGAGGGGTACTTGATAAATATGGAATTTGCATAGTACTTAAAGAAACGGAAGTAGAGTATTTTTTTAAAACAACAAAAATTCCGATAAAACTTGCTGTTACCGACAGTCAACTATTTGGTAAGATAGATAAAATTATCCCCGAAAACATTCCACTTACTGGTTTTAGCGTTTTATTGGCAAGAAATAAAGGCGATTTTGATTCCTACATGCAGGGAACTCCTGAAATAAGCAATCTTAAAGATGGCGACAGAGTTTTAATTCTTGAGTCGTGCTCACATCATGTTACTTGCGATGATATTGGAAGGTTCAAAATCCCAAATTGGTTAAAAAAATTCACTAATAAAAAACTGGAATTTGAAGTTGTTAGCGGTTTAGCCAGTTTCCCCCGCCCGATTAATGAATATGCTTTAGTTGTTCAGTGTGGTGCATGTATGATTACAAATAAGCAACTTAAGAGCAGGTTACAGCAGTTTAAAGATTTGAATATTCCGGTTACAAATTATGGAATGGCGATTGCTTATACAAATGGAATTTATAATAGGGCAATTGAACCCTTTATTAGTTAA
- a CDS encoding type II toxin-antitoxin system RelE/ParE family toxin gives MSKKQKHRTIIFYKEYFQEFFVTQRDKVKDKIIWTFELIEELHRVPETYLKHIENTDGLFEIRVQQGNNIFRIFCFFDHGQLVVLANGFQKKTQKTPKQEIEKALKIKKEYESEKK, from the coding sequence GTGAGCAAAAAACAGAAACATCGAACTATCATTTTTTACAAGGAATATTTTCAAGAGTTCTTTGTGACACAGCGAGACAAGGTGAAAGATAAAATAATCTGGACCTTTGAATTGATAGAAGAACTTCATAGAGTTCCTGAGACTTATCTCAAACACATTGAGAATACAGATGGACTCTTTGAAATTCGGGTGCAACAAGGTAACAATATTTTTCGGATTTTCTGTTTTTTTGATCATGGTCAACTGGTAGTTTTGGCAAATGGTTTTCAAAAGAAAACTCAAAAAACGCCTAAACAAGAAATTGAAAAAGCACTTAAAATAAAAAAGGAATATGAAAGCGAAAAAAAATAA